A stretch of Deinococcus radiopugnans ATCC 19172 DNA encodes these proteins:
- a CDS encoding P1 family peptidase produces the protein MFRDPPPPFRRRLRELGIVPGILAPGPLNAITDVSDVLVGHETLMVEPGLRTGVSAVLPHRGNVFEDRVPAGVAIGNGFGKFVGLTQVQELGELETPVLLTNTLSVAPAMQGLVEWTLARNPQALSVNAVVGETNDGVVNDIRARALTPEHALRALAAARGGPVQEGCVGAGTGTVAFGWKAGMGTSSRVLPASLGGHTVGVLAQVNFGGVLQVAGLPVGQRTGRHYLRGELDRGDADGSVVFILATDAPLSDRNLRRLAGRAFLGLGRTGSAMSSGSGDYALAFSTAQAVRRTPPRRGAPWTPLELPNDLVSPLFLAAIEAAEEAILNALCMAVPVTTHDGQQIEALPLELLADAWAAAGRGRPGQG, from the coding sequence ATGTTCCGCGACCCACCCCCACCCTTCCGGCGGCGCCTGCGCGAGCTGGGCATCGTGCCCGGTATCCTGGCGCCCGGCCCGCTCAACGCCATCACCGACGTCTCTGACGTTCTGGTGGGGCACGAAACCCTGATGGTGGAACCGGGCCTGCGGACCGGCGTGAGCGCCGTTCTCCCCCACCGCGGCAACGTCTTCGAGGACCGCGTTCCCGCCGGCGTCGCCATCGGCAACGGCTTCGGAAAATTCGTGGGGCTGACGCAGGTTCAGGAGCTGGGGGAACTGGAAACGCCGGTCCTGCTGACCAACACCCTGAGCGTGGCCCCGGCGATGCAGGGACTGGTGGAATGGACGCTGGCCCGCAACCCGCAGGCCCTCAGCGTGAACGCCGTGGTGGGCGAGACCAACGACGGCGTGGTCAACGACATCCGGGCGCGGGCGCTGACCCCCGAACATGCGCTTCGCGCGCTGGCCGCGGCGCGTGGCGGCCCCGTGCAGGAGGGCTGTGTGGGCGCGGGCACCGGAACGGTGGCCTTCGGCTGGAAGGCCGGGATGGGCACCAGTTCCCGCGTGCTGCCGGCCTCGCTGGGCGGCCACACGGTCGGCGTGCTGGCACAGGTGAATTTCGGCGGGGTGCTGCAGGTGGCCGGCCTGCCGGTGGGCCAGCGGACCGGACGGCACTACCTGCGCGGCGAGCTGGACCGGGGCGACGCGGACGGCTCGGTGGTGTTCATCCTCGCGACGGACGCGCCGCTGTCGGACCGCAACCTGCGCCGGCTGGCCGGGCGGGCCTTTCTGGGCCTGGGCCGCACCGGCTCGGCCATGAGCAGCGGCAGCGGGGACTACGCGCTGGCCTTTTCAACGGCGCAGGCGGTGCGGCGCACCCCACCCAGGCGCGGCGCACCCTGGACCCCGCTGGAGCTGCCCAACGATCTGGTCTCGCCGCTGTTCCTGGCCGCCATCGAGGCGGCGGAGGAGGCCATCCTCAACGCGCTGTGCATGGCGGTGCCGGTGACCACCCATGACGGTCAGCAGATCGAGGCCCTGCCGCTGGAGCTGCTGGCCGACGCCTGGGCCGCGGCTGGGCGTGGGCGGCCCGGACAGGGTTGA
- a CDS encoding sensor domain-containing diguanylate cyclase, translated as MIGAPLPPHEYVRLLDLARYEILDTPREEVFDRITRLTARLLGTPVAVINFVDQDRQWGKSSVGVGDTTAPRHDSFCAWTILQDGPLVIEDTQTDPRFAHNPMVTGEPHIRMYAGAPLTTPAGQRIGTLCVTHHQFHPLTPDDLQALQDLAALVMGELELRASSLALAHELNAQQLRNADLQRSLAHAHVLEGVSSLMDLDLSPEETTLSAAALLGEALNADYIGLLIFEGGELRVEAAHQTPQVAPAMGALPAPRPDWSGSITRTLTDLRRPLYLDDYPSVPGALTTMVDAGVQQVAWKPLGTRGGVTSLLMAVRLRDNPVTRWRGSDRALLEAAGRSVRGALDRRLEMQLARQEARHDALTGLLNRRALEEDLRQRQQDGAPFLLAGLDLDGLKALNDQEGHAQGDKLLQVFARTLRMEVGKAGEVYRLGGDEFVILESVDEDAVHHAVDMAVLAARQVGALRGASVGVAHSHEGEGEALLALADERMYGVKRRRQAVRQQQALSS; from the coding sequence ATGATCGGCGCCCCCTTGCCACCTCACGAATACGTCCGGCTGCTGGATCTGGCCCGCTACGAGATTCTCGACACCCCCCGTGAGGAAGTGTTCGACCGCATCACCCGGCTGACCGCCCGCCTGCTGGGCACCCCGGTGGCGGTGATCAACTTCGTGGACCAGGACCGCCAGTGGGGCAAGTCCAGCGTGGGGGTGGGCGACACGACGGCCCCACGCCACGATTCGTTCTGCGCGTGGACCATCCTGCAGGACGGGCCGCTGGTGATCGAGGACACCCAGACCGATCCACGCTTCGCGCACAACCCGATGGTGACCGGCGAACCGCACATCCGCATGTACGCGGGCGCGCCGCTGACCACCCCGGCGGGGCAGCGCATCGGCACGCTGTGCGTCACCCATCACCAGTTCCACCCCCTGACCCCGGACGACCTGCAGGCCCTGCAGGACCTGGCCGCGCTGGTCATGGGCGAGCTGGAACTGCGGGCCAGTTCCCTGGCGCTGGCCCATGAGCTCAATGCCCAGCAACTGCGCAATGCCGACTTGCAGCGCAGTCTCGCCCACGCCCACGTCCTGGAAGGCGTCAGCAGCCTGATGGACCTGGACCTGAGCCCCGAGGAAACGACCCTGAGCGCTGCGGCCCTGCTGGGCGAGGCGCTGAACGCGGACTACATCGGGCTGCTGATCTTCGAGGGCGGCGAGCTGCGCGTGGAGGCCGCTCACCAGACCCCGCAGGTGGCTCCGGCCATGGGCGCCCTGCCCGCCCCGCGGCCCGACTGGTCCGGCTCGATCACGCGGACCCTCACCGATCTCAGGCGCCCGCTGTACCTGGACGACTACCCGTCGGTCCCCGGCGCGCTGACAACGATGGTGGACGCCGGGGTTCAGCAGGTGGCCTGGAAACCGCTGGGCACCCGCGGCGGCGTGACCTCGCTGCTGATGGCCGTGCGGCTGCGCGACAATCCGGTGACGCGCTGGCGGGGCAGCGACCGGGCGCTGCTGGAGGCGGCGGGGCGCAGCGTGCGGGGCGCCCTGGACCGGCGGCTGGAAATGCAGCTGGCCCGCCAGGAGGCCCGGCACGACGCGCTGACCGGCCTGCTCAACCGCCGGGCGCTGGAGGAGGACCTGCGGCAGCGCCAGCAGGACGGCGCGCCCTTTCTGCTGGCCGGGCTGGACCTCGACGGCCTGAAGGCGCTGAACGATCAGGAGGGCCACGCGCAGGGCGACAAGCTGCTGCAGGTGTTCGCCCGCACCCTCCGGATGGAGGTGGGCAAGGCGGGAGAGGTCTACCGCCTGGGCGGCGACGAATTCGTGATCCTGGAGAGCGTGGACGAGGACGCGGTTCATCACGCGGTGGACATGGCGGTGCTGGCCGCCCGGCAGGTGGGCGCGCTGCGCGGAGCCAGCGTGGGGGTGGCCCACAGCCACGAGGGCGAGGGCGAAGCGCTGCTGGCGCTGGCCGATGAGCGCATGTACGGGGTCAAACGGCGGCGGCAGGCCGTGCGGCAACAGCAGGCCCTCTCGTCCTGA
- a CDS encoding NAD(P)-dependent oxidoreductase: MSARSASWPKVAFLGTGLMGRPMVRRLLAAGVPVTAFNRSPQPLAELVEAGAGAAPSAAEAVTEADVVITMLPDGPVVGEVLRGGVLEAARPGTLFVDMSSIHPALAREHAGLIAARQGQALDAPVSGGTVGAAEGTLAIMVGGDQPDFERAAPLLSVLGRPTLVGPHGAGQLCKLVNQAIVAVTIGAVAEGLSLARAGGADPVQVREAIMGGFAHSRILELHGQRMNERRFEPGGTVTTQLKDLDAVLDVAATVGLTLPLSRRVHDLFGALARDGGGGLDHSALILEIERLAAGDRTGPERS, encoded by the coding sequence GTGAGCGCCCGTTCAGCCTCCTGGCCGAAGGTGGCCTTTCTCGGCACCGGCCTGATGGGCCGCCCGATGGTCCGGCGACTGCTCGCGGCGGGCGTGCCGGTGACCGCCTTCAACCGCTCGCCGCAGCCGCTGGCCGAACTGGTGGAGGCCGGGGCGGGGGCGGCCCCCAGCGCGGCGGAGGCGGTGACAGAGGCGGACGTGGTCATCACCATGCTGCCCGACGGCCCGGTGGTGGGCGAGGTGCTGCGCGGCGGCGTGCTGGAAGCCGCGCGCCCCGGCACGCTGTTCGTCGACATGAGCAGCATCCACCCGGCGCTGGCCCGTGAACACGCCGGGCTGATCGCCGCGCGGCAGGGCCAGGCGCTGGACGCCCCGGTCAGCGGCGGCACCGTGGGGGCGGCCGAGGGTACGCTGGCGATCATGGTGGGCGGCGATCAGCCCGATTTCGAGCGCGCCGCGCCGCTGCTGAGCGTGCTGGGCCGGCCCACGCTGGTCGGGCCGCACGGAGCCGGCCAGCTGTGCAAGCTGGTCAATCAGGCGATTGTGGCCGTGACCATCGGCGCGGTGGCCGAGGGCCTGAGCCTGGCGCGTGCGGGCGGGGCCGATCCCGTCCAGGTGCGTGAGGCGATCATGGGCGGCTTCGCCCACAGCCGCATCCTGGAACTGCACGGCCAGCGCATGAACGAACGCCGCTTCGAGCCGGGCGGCACCGTGACCACCCAGCTCAAGGATCTGGACGCCGTGCTGGACGTGGCGGCCACCGTGGGCCTGACCCTGCCGCTGAGTCGGCGCGTGCATGACCTGTTCGGCGCGCTGGCGCGGGACGGTGGGGGCGGGCTGGACCACAGCGCCCTGATTCTGGAAATCGAGCGGCTGGCGGCCGGGGACCGGACTGGACCGGAGCGGTCCTAA
- a CDS encoding SMP-30/gluconolactonase/LRE family protein, translated as MDAPATNPETHIEMADERLRPLLKAGAVLERLWTGSTWGEGPVYLPDGRVVWSDIPGNRLLVWQEGHEVQEYLKPSHFQNGHALDHQGRIVGCSHGERAIVRQEQDGRWTVLVGEYRGRRLNSPNDVVVARDGSIWFTDPPYGLIQPQEGYGGTQEQPGQEVYRFDPETGDLRAVVRGMVCPNGLAFSPDESVLYVGDTAGTHSGETHWPERHHHILAYDVVDGDVVDGEAAHARVFAEVSPGFPDGFRVDVHGNLWTSSGSGVQVFAPDGTRLGEIAVPEAIGNLTFGGPDGTTLFIAASTSLYRFEVNVRGVTA; from the coding sequence TTGGACGCACCCGCAACGAACCCTGAGACACACATCGAGATGGCCGACGAGCGCCTGCGCCCCTTGCTCAAAGCCGGAGCCGTGCTGGAGCGGCTGTGGACCGGGTCCACCTGGGGCGAGGGGCCGGTGTACCTGCCGGATGGCCGCGTGGTCTGGAGCGACATTCCCGGCAACCGCCTGCTGGTCTGGCAGGAGGGTCACGAGGTGCAGGAGTACCTGAAGCCCTCGCACTTCCAGAACGGTCACGCCCTGGACCACCAGGGCCGCATCGTCGGCTGCTCGCACGGGGAGCGCGCCATCGTCCGGCAGGAGCAGGACGGCCGCTGGACGGTGCTGGTGGGCGAGTACCGGGGCCGGCGCCTCAACAGTCCCAACGACGTGGTGGTGGCGCGTGACGGAAGCATCTGGTTTACCGATCCACCGTACGGCCTGATTCAGCCGCAGGAAGGCTACGGCGGCACCCAGGAGCAGCCGGGGCAGGAGGTCTACCGCTTTGATCCCGAAACGGGGGACCTCCGGGCAGTGGTGCGCGGGATGGTCTGTCCCAACGGGCTGGCCTTCAGTCCGGACGAATCGGTGCTGTACGTGGGCGACACGGCGGGGACGCATTCGGGTGAAACGCACTGGCCCGAGCGGCATCACCATATCCTGGCCTACGACGTGGTGGACGGTGACGTGGTGGACGGCGAGGCGGCCCATGCCCGCGTGTTCGCCGAGGTCTCGCCGGGCTTTCCCGACGGCTTCCGGGTGGACGTTCACGGCAACCTGTGGACCAGCAGCGGCAGCGGCGTGCAGGTCTTCGCGCCGGACGGCACCCGCCTGGGCGAGATCGCGGTGCCCGAGGCCATCGGCAACCTGACCTTCGGCGGCCCGGACGGCACCACCCTGTTTATCGCGGCCAGCACCAGCCTGTACCGCTTCGAGGTCAACGTGCGCGGCGTGACGGCGTAA
- a CDS encoding EAL domain-containing protein yields the protein MSVPLPPTPPLPARCDCQAIRPTAANGPDGLAVRAASTHLQRKLWTALEAHHVRFHSHGAAFVLAPETFATLRALLCTFTSTERQEVLATPWHGDGPDPWQTAPLEQWLHRLDTAWFSDACQHLSFDVQPIVELRGLQVYGHEALVRAQWDGQRLGAPALLRAAAAHGQRRAFDAHARLGAITQVYPALPRDQRLFINFSPSVVYNPDVCLRSTFETCRQVGADFSRLVFEVTESEAFPDLTLLRRYRAEGAQVALDDLGAGHTSLTYLAELQPDVVKLDRGLTHGLTGDDARMPLVQALITYAHDLGIRVVAEGIETAAELALVTALGSDYGQGYHLGRPAAQPVFGGLHLS from the coding sequence GTGTCTGTGCCCCTCCCGCCCACCCCCCCGCTCCCGGCGAGGTGCGACTGTCAGGCCATCCGGCCCACAGCCGCCAACGGTCCGGACGGGCTGGCTGTCCGGGCGGCGTCCACCCACCTTCAGCGCAAGCTCTGGACCGCCCTGGAGGCGCACCACGTCCGCTTCCACAGCCACGGGGCGGCGTTCGTCCTGGCTCCCGAGACCTTCGCCACGCTCCGGGCACTGCTCTGCACCTTCACGTCCACCGAACGTCAGGAAGTGCTCGCCACGCCGTGGCACGGGGACGGCCCGGACCCCTGGCAGACCGCACCGCTGGAACAGTGGCTGCACCGCCTGGACACCGCCTGGTTTTCCGACGCCTGCCAGCACCTGTCTTTTGACGTCCAGCCTATCGTGGAGCTGCGCGGCCTGCAGGTCTACGGTCATGAGGCGCTGGTCCGCGCGCAGTGGGACGGGCAGCGGCTGGGGGCGCCCGCCCTGCTGCGCGCCGCCGCCGCCCACGGGCAGCGCCGCGCCTTCGACGCCCACGCCCGCCTGGGCGCCATCACCCAGGTGTATCCGGCGCTGCCCCGGGACCAGCGGCTGTTCATCAACTTCTCGCCCAGCGTGGTCTACAACCCCGACGTCTGTCTGCGCTCGACTTTTGAGACCTGCCGTCAGGTGGGGGCCGACTTCTCCCGGCTGGTGTTCGAGGTGACCGAGAGCGAGGCGTTCCCTGACCTGACGCTGCTGCGGCGCTACCGGGCCGAGGGCGCGCAGGTGGCGCTGGACGATCTGGGGGCCGGGCACACCAGCCTGACCTACCTGGCCGAGTTGCAGCCGGATGTGGTGAAGCTGGACCGTGGCCTGACGCATGGGCTGACCGGCGACGACGCCCGGATGCCGCTGGTGCAGGCCCTGATCACGTATGCCCACGATCTGGGCATCCGCGTGGTGGCCGAGGGCATTGAAACCGCCGCTGAACTGGCCCTGGTGACCGCGCTGGGCAGCGATTACGGCCAGGGCTACCACCTGGGCCGCCCGGCAGCGCAGCCAGTCTTCGGTGGCCTGCACCTGTCCTAA
- a CDS encoding substrate-binding domain-containing protein has translation MSYALGVLRSSVQEQRKQAGLGAAELARRAGITRQALHNIETGHSAPTTVVALRLAQALGCRVDELFSLSPGTVQARLTGDAAPGGRVRLARLAHELLAVPLHGAAGLTHQADGMITAQRGAQVDVDLGGDLELAGRSAVLTGCDPSLDLLAAHTGRAAPGTRVITRPASSQAALASLAAGEAHVAGVHLWDAESQESNLPFVHRLGLNQPVHVIALWTWEQGLLTAAGNPRHVRGVGDLRGGTLRLINRDPGAGSRLMLDAWLDAAGIGGPERQALPGYRDEVDSPLEAARRVQSGAADVAPGPRIAAQALGLHFVPLQREHFDLIVPEAHLNHPAVQALLHTARSPAFLLELAALGGYDAAQVGHLRGIVA, from the coding sequence ATGTCTTACGCGCTGGGTGTGCTGCGCTCCTCTGTGCAGGAGCAGCGGAAGCAGGCGGGGCTGGGGGCCGCCGAGCTGGCCCGCCGGGCGGGCATCACCCGTCAGGCGCTGCACAACATCGAAACGGGCCATTCGGCGCCCACCACCGTGGTGGCGTTGCGGCTGGCCCAGGCGCTGGGTTGCCGCGTCGACGAACTGTTCAGCCTGAGTCCCGGCACCGTGCAGGCCCGCCTGACCGGCGACGCCGCGCCGGGGGGACGCGTGCGGCTGGCCCGGCTGGCCCACGAGCTGCTGGCCGTGCCGCTGCACGGCGCGGCGGGCCTGACCCACCAGGCCGACGGCATGATCACGGCGCAGCGGGGGGCGCAGGTGGACGTGGACCTGGGCGGCGACCTGGAGCTGGCCGGGCGCTCGGCCGTCCTGACCGGTTGCGATCCCTCGCTGGATCTGCTGGCCGCCCACACCGGGCGGGCCGCGCCAGGGACACGGGTAATCACGCGCCCGGCCTCCAGTCAGGCGGCGCTGGCAAGCCTGGCGGCGGGCGAGGCGCACGTGGCGGGCGTTCACCTGTGGGACGCGGAGAGCCAGGAATCCAACCTGCCGTTCGTGCACCGCCTGGGTCTGAACCAGCCGGTGCATGTCATCGCGCTGTGGACCTGGGAGCAGGGCCTGCTGACGGCGGCGGGCAATCCCAGGCACGTCCGGGGCGTGGGCGACCTGCGCGGCGGCACCCTGCGCCTGATCAACCGTGACCCCGGCGCGGGCAGCCGTCTGATGCTGGACGCGTGGCTGGACGCGGCGGGCATCGGCGGCCCCGAACGGCAGGCGCTGCCCGGCTACCGCGACGAGGTGGACTCCCCGCTGGAGGCCGCCCGCCGAGTGCAGTCGGGCGCGGCCGACGTCGCGCCCGGCCCCCGCATCGCCGCGCAGGCGCTGGGGCTGCATTTCGTGCCTCTGCAACGCGAACACTTTGACCTGATCGTGCCTGAGGCCCACCTGAACCATCCGGCAGTCCAGGCGCTGCTGCACACGGCCCGCAGCCCGGCCTTCCTGCTGGAACTGGCCGCGCTGGGCGGCTACGACGCGGCGCAGGTGGGGCATCTGCGGGGCATCGTCGCATGA
- the modA gene encoding molybdate ABC transporter substrate-binding protein, with protein sequence MKKKLLMSTLLLSLGSASAANLTVFAAASLTDAFAEIGQAFDAKTGHTTRFQFAGSQALRTQLDHGARADVYASANNAQFDPLVKSGLVTAGQPFLSNRLAVIAPKNNAKVQTLADLSKPGLKLVIADKAVPVGDYTRRMISAIDKSGAYGQDFSGQFLKNVVSEEPNVRQVALKVQLGEADAAVVYSSDVTPALRPNVRVITLPTRFNQSASYPIGTLKDAASPEAAQAFVKFVLSGEGQAILKKWGFLKPQ encoded by the coding sequence ATGAAGAAAAAACTGCTGATGTCCACCCTTCTCCTGAGCCTGGGCAGTGCCAGCGCGGCCAACCTGACCGTGTTCGCCGCCGCCTCGCTGACCGACGCCTTCGCCGAGATCGGTCAGGCCTTCGACGCGAAGACCGGGCACACCACCCGCTTCCAGTTCGCTGGATCGCAGGCCCTGAGGACGCAACTGGACCACGGCGCGCGGGCCGACGTGTACGCCAGCGCCAACAACGCGCAGTTCGACCCACTGGTGAAATCGGGGCTGGTCACGGCCGGTCAGCCGTTCCTGAGCAACCGGCTGGCCGTGATCGCCCCGAAGAACAACGCGAAAGTACAGACGCTGGCAGACCTGAGCAAACCGGGCCTCAAACTGGTGATCGCCGACAAGGCCGTGCCCGTCGGCGATTACACCCGCCGTATGATCAGCGCCATTGACAAGTCCGGCGCTTACGGTCAGGACTTCTCGGGGCAGTTCCTGAAAAACGTGGTGAGCGAGGAGCCGAATGTGCGGCAGGTGGCCCTGAAGGTGCAACTGGGCGAGGCGGACGCCGCCGTGGTCTACAGCTCGGACGTCACGCCTGCCCTGCGGCCCAATGTCCGGGTGATCACGCTGCCCACCCGCTTCAACCAGAGCGCGAGCTACCCCATCGGGACGCTGAAGGACGCGGCCAGTCCGGAGGCGGCGCAGGCTTTCGTGAAGTTCGTGCTGTCGGGCGAGGGACAGGCCATCTTGAAGAAATGGGGCTTTCTGAAACCACAGTAA
- a CDS encoding ABC transporter permease, with translation MPGVPLALSALLVVFLVLPVLALLLRGLNAQFLPTLLGPVVLDALRISLLTTSCTMVLTVLLGTPVAWLLARYDFPGKTALDTLLDLPIVLPPVVAGVGLLLAFGRSGLLGAPLELAGISVAFSPAAVVLAQLFVAAPFYLRTAKAGFMAVDRDVEDAARTDGADRWTVFRYITWPLASAFLLEGLVLTWARALGEFGATILFAGSLQGRTRTITLAIYSALESDLAPALVLSAVMVLVAFTVLAVVRRLGSLHTPR, from the coding sequence GTGCCGGGCGTGCCGCTGGCGCTGAGCGCACTGCTGGTGGTTTTTCTGGTGCTGCCGGTGCTGGCGCTGCTGCTGCGCGGCCTGAACGCGCAGTTTCTGCCCACGTTGCTGGGGCCGGTGGTGCTGGACGCCCTGCGCATCAGCTTGCTGACCACCAGCTGCACGATGGTGCTGACCGTGCTGCTGGGCACGCCGGTGGCGTGGTTGCTGGCCCGGTACGATTTTCCCGGCAAGACGGCGCTGGACACGCTGCTGGACCTGCCCATCGTGCTGCCGCCGGTGGTGGCGGGCGTGGGGCTGCTGCTGGCCTTTGGGCGCAGCGGCCTGCTGGGGGCGCCGCTGGAGCTGGCGGGCATCAGCGTGGCGTTCTCGCCGGCGGCGGTGGTTCTGGCGCAGCTGTTCGTGGCGGCTCCCTTTTACCTGCGGACCGCCAAGGCCGGCTTCATGGCGGTGGACCGCGACGTGGAAGACGCCGCCCGCACCGACGGGGCGGACCGCTGGACCGTCTTCCGCTACATCACCTGGCCGCTGGCCTCCGCGTTCCTGCTGGAGGGTCTGGTCCTGACCTGGGCGCGGGCGCTGGGCGAATTCGGGGCCACCATTCTGTTTGCCGGCTCCCTGCAGGGCCGCACGCGCACCATTACCCTGGCGATCTATTCGGCCCTGGAATCCGACCTGGCCCCGGCGCTGGTGCTGTCGGCGGTGATGGTGCTGGTGGCGTTCACGGTGCTGGCCGTGGTGCGGCGGCTAGGCAGCCTGCACACCCCCCGCTGA
- a CDS encoding metal-sensitive transcriptional regulator gives MTTAPSSPAPLTETDEKVLKRLRRIEGQVRGLQRMIEEARDCHDILIQLSGVRSALDAAGEQILEQYASGCRAHPGEPITPQDVVRAVKLLRR, from the coding sequence ATGACCACTGCCCCATCTTCCCCGGCCCCGCTGACCGAGACCGACGAGAAAGTTCTGAAGAGACTGCGCCGCATTGAGGGTCAGGTGCGCGGCCTTCAGCGCATGATCGAGGAGGCGCGGGACTGTCACGACATCCTGATTCAGCTGAGCGGCGTGCGCAGCGCCCTGGACGCCGCCGGCGAGCAGATTCTGGAGCAGTACGCCTCGGGTTGCCGCGCGCATCCCGGCGAGCCGATCACGCCGCAGGACGTGGTGCGGGCGGTGAAGTTGCTGCGGCGCTGA
- a CDS encoding TlpA family protein disulfide reductase, translating into MTLGLDGLGLGPLHLSWPSLTLVLGAVTWLTLARFAHVERALLVTLLVARVWAALPGLDGGRPLLENVLDLVDLRRGGWAWGPGMVAGLTTLWWPRRRFPAGLARALALTVVAAALPGLLRPAPQELQTVLPRTPLPRLTALGLQPAAPVPTGGVVNFWATWCGPCRSELPLLAARQAQGANVLLVNVGESAATVETFLNTNTLEVQTWVQGQDLSAPLGITGFPTTLAVSATGRVVARHLGPLSGAQLRHLLDLAKGAP; encoded by the coding sequence ATGACCCTCGGTCTGGACGGCCTGGGCCTGGGGCCGCTGCACCTGAGCTGGCCGAGCCTGACGCTGGTGCTGGGGGCGGTGACGTGGCTCACCCTGGCCCGTTTTGCCCACGTGGAACGCGCCCTGCTGGTCACGCTGCTGGTGGCGCGGGTGTGGGCGGCGCTGCCGGGCCTGGACGGCGGCCGACCGCTGCTGGAAAACGTCCTGGACCTCGTGGACCTTCGCCGGGGCGGCTGGGCGTGGGGGCCTGGAATGGTGGCGGGATTGACGACGCTGTGGTGGCCGCGGCGCCGCTTCCCCGCCGGGCTGGCGCGTGCGCTGGCCCTGACCGTGGTCGCCGCGGCCCTGCCCGGGCTGCTCCGGCCTGCCCCGCAGGAGCTGCAGACCGTCCTGCCCCGCACCCCGCTGCCCCGGCTGACCGCGCTGGGGCTTCAGCCGGCGGCCCCGGTGCCCACCGGCGGTGTCGTTAACTTCTGGGCCACCTGGTGCGGGCCGTGCCGCTCGGAGCTGCCGCTGCTGGCGGCCCGGCAGGCCCAGGGGGCGAATGTCCTGCTGGTCAATGTCGGAGAATCGGCCGCGACGGTGGAGACTTTCCTGAACACCAACACTCTTGAGGTGCAGACGTGGGTGCAGGGCCAGGACCTCAGTGCCCCGCTGGGCATCACCGGCTTTCCCACCACCCTGGCGGTCAGCGCCACCGGCCGCGTGGTGGCACGTCATCTGGGTCCGCTCAGCGGCGCCCAGCTTCGCCATCTGCTTGACCTTGCCAAAGGAGCGCCATGA
- a CDS encoding rhodanese-like domain-containing protein yields the protein MTRQKLQILFPLTGALMLVACAPHASSFSTVTVNDLKTAVDGGAYLLDVRTPAEFAEGHIASAINLPLDQVEARADEVPGDRPVYVICRSGNRSAQATVILKKANRDVRNVGGGMNDWAAAGYPVTR from the coding sequence ATGACCCGCCAGAAGCTCCAGATCCTGTTTCCACTCACCGGCGCCCTGATGCTCGTGGCCTGTGCGCCGCACGCCAGCAGTTTCTCCACTGTCACGGTCAACGACTTGAAGACTGCTGTGGACGGCGGCGCGTACCTGCTGGATGTCCGGACGCCGGCCGAATTTGCGGAAGGACACATTGCCAGCGCCATCAACCTGCCCCTTGACCAGGTGGAAGCCCGCGCCGACGAGGTGCCGGGTGACCGCCCGGTCTACGTTATCTGCCGCAGCGGCAACCGCAGCGCCCAGGCCACCGTCATCCTGAAAAAAGCAAACAGGGACGTCCGGAACGTGGGCGGCGGCATGAACGACTGGGCCGCCGCCGGATATCCGGTGACCCGGTGA